Below is a window of Cataglyphis hispanica isolate Lineage 1 chromosome 14, ULB_Chis1_1.0, whole genome shotgun sequence DNA.
aaaagtaaatatataaagtaaatatatatatatatatatatatatatatatatatatatatatatggataatACATATCggatatgttttttattactaaatatttattcttaaaatatttattcttcaaaaGTCGCgcatatgatttattaattaagaaaacagGTTTTATTTGACACGCTCAAACATGTCATTCAATTTACAAGAACCATGTACTATCgtaaaaatacacaatgaTGCAATATTCTGAATTTTTGTGTTTAAAGCGAGGATTTCAGGAATTCTTCGGATAATCAAACTAGTCTTatttcaaaagagaaaaagatgtgACAAGTTTATAATTGGCAAAATTTACTGTATATATGGATTTCAAAATAGATctcatattatacattttcctTACCAACTTTACCAGTATACAGCAGAGTTTCATTAATTCTTATGTACTTGCATTGTGAGCaatcaaatgaaataaaaaattaatacatacacaATCATCCAGCGAACTATTATGACATGAAAAAGGACATTTGTAATAACGTTTGTGAAAGCGTGTGTGGAGGAATACTAAAATTAACATGGCCAAATTTAAGGAAACTTTactgtatattgtatataaaaaaaattcaacaagtCGATTCATTAAATCAAGATTAATCGGTTCCATTAGATAGACATTTAGAATAATACAATGtggtattaaataatatgtaaaacatatatttctagTTGTCTATTTATGACAATCCATAAAGCTTCAAAGTCCTGTCCATGCTAGTGGATGCAATGTATTGCGCATGTTTTCCAAAACGAACACCAGTAGCTGCTGCAGTGTGatcgtttaaaattttcaattcctGCCATTGTTTACAAAGATATAccctaaaaataatatatatttgtaataggCAAgctaattcaaattaattcatattattaaatggtaatattgcaaatttaagttattattaaaatattcctaCTATACTTGTTAttacatagatttttttacagagaGATAAGACACattctgtatttattttattaattaatatatgtatatatctaattaattatctcaatcattattattattattataaaaaagatagaaagagagaataattaattgtcaaaaattagtaaaattaaaaaatttaccttACGTCCGTTCCTGCTACAGCCAGATAAGTCCCACTTTGATCGAAGCAAATATCTTTCACCTCATAAGATTCCTCCAACTGCAGCGTCTTAAAGTTCTTTAGCTTGCGCAAATCCCAGAGTTTAACGCACGAGTCCTCCGCGGCGGTCGCCAAATAATAACCATTCTCAGAGAAACTAATCGCTGTGATCGGGCCGGTGTGACCCGGGAAATTTGCAACGTTAGATTGCTCTTTCAAGTCCCAAATTTTCACTTGAGAATCTGCCGTGCCAGTACCAAAAATCAGACCGTCAGGATGAAACTGTGCCGTGGTTAACGGTTGCCCCGTTTGTCCTGTCACCTTTAACCAATTTAAACATATCCTTTTCATATCGAGATAACTATTTTTACTACCTATTTCTAGTAATGAAatgaatgattatttaaaagcttttttttgaCTTGGAGTGATTTTGCgacttaatataattgtatgtaaaaaaacgtACTTTAGTCAATAATCTGCCAGTGCGTATATCCGAAAAAGCCCAATGCTGATCTAGAGATGAGCTTAATAGATAATCGCCGGTCGGATGTAAAGATAATCCAGTTACTGGAGCATCGTGAGCCTTCAGTAATAAGGTCGTCTGACTAGTACCAACGTTCCATACACGAATCGTAGTATCGGGTGACGCGGTCATTACTACATCTTCTTCTGGATGATAAATAACTCGTGTAACctgtaaatataatgaaaaaaaattaagatgtaCTTAAAAAAGCAATCAAATGAGATTATACCTACCTTCTTCGTGTGACCTTTGAGAATTGCTACCACTTGTTCAGTATCCTTGTTGAAAACAGTAGCATTTTTGTCGGCGCCACCTGTCAGAATCTTGCTGGTGTCCGCACCATGAATATCAAGTGCCAAGATTCCAGGTACACTGGCAGAATGCAGTCCctagaaatattacataatatttaatttataataataaaaataacaatattcatcaaacataatatttatactgcCAAGtagaaattacaaatatatttaccatATGATTCTCATATAAATGGAATAGTTAgagcacaaaaaatatatataatgcttaaATATAGGAATCAGTAAGagattactaataaaatattcaaaaagatGAATTAACTTATCAGTCATATATGACACACACATGACAAAATTATGGATGGAAATTTCTATGTCAACCATTTATATGGTAATCGGGTTAAtagtgtaataattaatttttgaagagacatcaaaaattaataaagctctTACAGGATGAGACGCGAGGGTCTGGAATGACCGAATACTATCCTGAGGCATCAGATCCTCTGGCACTGAGCGTCCACGTCGTTTTCGCTCCTGAGTGAGAACAGTCGCCCGATCTTGCAGTTTCTGAATCACATCTTCAGTGATACCAGCTTGTTCCATTGGTTGGGCTGCTGTTCCACCAGCTTCTACTGCCACAgcctaaagaaaaaaaaataaatttactaactataaattaaatataaattaaatattaaaaattaaatattaattaaacaataattaaatataaaatataaattaaacattaattaaaaactgaaaatgcttacaattattaacatataaaatgctatatataaatttttatgtttctttaaaatttacaatctcacatttgtgataaatttacagtatgtgtatgtacttatctatgtacatatatgtaaatataataaatgacacAAATATTTGGTACTTaagattatcaatatttatgatttaagaaatattttaataaaaaataatcaaacgaCAATAACATACAGGTTGTGGTATTGTAGCAGCCTGAACAATTCCAGCCTGTGGCTTAAGAGTGGCCAGAGCTTCTCTAGCAGCAGTAACTTCCTTTGTCAATCTAGCAATGACACGACAAGCTGCATCATGCTGGTATAATGCATGGGACAGTTCTTGTCTCGCAGTCTGAAGTTGTTGTCGCAATGTAAACGAATGTAACATAACAGCATCCCATTCATCTTGCaggatttttaatatcgctGGAATAGAGGTTGCGCTAGGTGGTTTAGGCTTGACAATTGGAGTTGCTGTaacaagtaatataatatagattttgataattaCACATAAAAGACTATTAcacatgaatattttatattaaataaataaaatttttaaaaatacttttgataTCAATGAGTTGTTCAATAGTAAGTTCTTTGCCATTAATAGGATCCACTCCATTCTCAGCTACATATTTCTCAACAAGACGTTTCTCGAATATCGATCCAGAAACAGGAGATACTACTGGATGCTCTGGCACCTCATTAGAAActgtaaattacaaaaataatttatactaatctttataaaatattactatattatattaataattattataatattgctatattattatgaatataagaaACTTCGATTTGTTTATTATGAGTCTTTGAAATCTtgtgaaataatatcaaaaaacaaaacaaataaaaataaattctcttctCATGTATCAAAACAGTTTATTGTACccatttattgtttattctattatattctattatattatatattatactattatagggtctgttcgttttagctgaactggctgcactagttcagagtttatctttttctttccaatatggagagaaaaagataaactctgaattAGTGCAGTCAGTTCAGCTAAAACGAACGGAcccatattcatattatatttttttcatttttattagtatatgcggtaaaatatttttaggttatatttgttaattctgTCAGTACACGaaattacgaaattttttaataataaacttaattttattattaagtaatatcatgcaaatttaaatattatacaaaaagaatgaaaaacaaGTTAACttgattacaaattaatttgttaacaaACTCACTAGCACAAGACAGcgccatttttttcattcatataagGGTGCGTTCGTTTTGGACGCTCACGCGCTATAAGCGCTCATGCTTATAAGCGCTATTTTCAACCGTTCCATGCGCTGCTTAAATGCTTAGAATTGCAAACAAAAGTCGTTCCTTTTGAGTGCGtgagtgtaataaataaataaaataagcagTGCGAGCATGCCAAGATggtagagaaagaaattattattttgttttctaatttcaatgttatttgaaatataatattttttgatgatgAAGATTCTTCATACAatagaattagaaaatattatatttcttaatcaatattatgccgttattaaaatattatatattttattagttgcaGCGTCTTGAATATCAATTGAGATTTTTGGTATGtccatttttcatttacatgcGTTCGATGCGTTCCGTTTTAACGCTCACGTGATGTAAGCGCTCACACttttaagcggggagcacacacttttgcataacgCATAACGCAtaatgcataaggaaatgagCCAATCagaatctcttatttttatcccCACTCTTCGTTCCGAGGAGCTTGCATTGTGCATAAAACATAATGCATAAGGGGTCGAAAAATACGTaagaatgaatttttatggTTATGGATTGTGCGAAGAGACGTGTTGCGTGCTGCGTACTACATACAACAAACTACGTTTCCAACCTTTCTAACCTTTTCGCAATATTCAATGAAGGtatgtttaaatgttttttattaatattagataaaattctttaactatcataaaattatttttttttgttattaaatcatatctGTATTTAATGTTGATAGGAAAATGGATCATGATTCATATCATTATGCTTCGTCATATCAAGACGAGAACGAAGATTTTGATTATGGgagtaaaaatgaaatgagCGGAGATGCTTTGCTGATCTCTTTAGTTCGTGATTatccttatttatataataaggaGTTGACTGATTTTAAAGATAGCCTCAAAAAACAGAATGCTTGGGTAGAAATAGCAAGTGTCATGGATATGACAGGTACGTACATAATGcttttctacatttaaattatacattcagTTATTATTTGAACGcattttcagtaaaaaaaattactaataataatgttatttttattgcaagtgGAAGATTGTCAATCTAGATGGATGCAACTGAGGCAACGCTATTCACgtgaaaaaaaacaacaacaaGAAGAAACAACCACCGGAAGTGAagcatcaaaaagaaaaacatttgaattttttgacaatatgCAATTCCTAGAACGATTTGTTAAAAGGAGAAAGTAagattaatatgttattatctataatatagaatataatatagaaattagatTGGCTAATAAAGCGCATTTCtgctttcagaaaaataatgaaattgataaaacagaaacaaataattgatgttctaagatattttattaatataatattaggttgttaaaatttattttaaattcttgaaCTTTAAAcgaatttttcgaataatttaatacattacagGATATttgcaagtatatttttattcattttttatattatatttttaaaaatatttatttctttcttttccagaACGATGACCAACATATACAAGATGAAAAACAAAAGTGTATCTCAGGTAATAGGATCTTCAAATCTACAAAAGTATGTAACACGTAAATTACTgatcaattttcatataaagtaGAAATCTTATATTTGTACGTAATAAAACCTAGTAAGTAATAAAACCTTTGTTATTTTGTTTCAGGAATTTTGACTCAcacgataaaaaagaaaataattcatctTCTCAAAATGTGGCTACTTTAAATAAACCGTTAATAAAAAGCATCGTAGATTTAACAAGTGACAGCGCGCAGCATATAGGGTCAGTAAAAGttgttatgttttttaaattcatatgtaCATACAGAGGCATACatagaataatgttaaaattttttttgtttttagtaATGACTCTTTAAGTCCGGATTTGCACTCAAATGTACCTGGCAGCTCTTCTACATCTGCAGTAAATGTCTCTGGACATACGGGGGGCAAAGATTTAATTGGAAAACAGATAAAGCCAAAAGGAAAATCCCAGCCGGATGTTCTAGAAAATGCCATTTGTAAAGTTACTTCTTTATTAGAGAACAGATGTGCTCCAGTTTTTTCATCGCCGTCATCTCTAAAGCCGGAAATAGAAGTAGATTTGGCATTTTGTCAATTAatactttcattatttatcagtATGCCCCAATGTGCAAAGGCAgacaaaatgaaag
It encodes the following:
- the LOC126854519 gene encoding transcription factor Adf-1-like; its protein translation is MDHDSYHYASSYQDENEDFDYGSKNEMSGDALLISLVRDYPYLYNKELTDFKDSLKKQNAWVEIASVMDMTVEDCQSRWMQLRQRYSREKKQQQEETTTGSEASKRKTFEFFDNMQFLERFVKRRKTMTNIYKMKNKSVSQVIGSSNLQKNFDSHDKKENNSSSQNVATLNKPLIKSIVDLTSDSAQHIGNDSLSPDLHSNVPGSSSTSAVNVSGHTGGKDLIGKQIKPKGKSQPDVLENAICKVTSLLENRCAPVFSSPSSLKPEIEVDLAFCQLILSLFISMPQCAKADKMKEIMRILFDY
- the LOC126854512 gene encoding pre-mRNA-processing factor 19; amino-acid sequence: MKKMALSCAISNEVPEHPVVSPVSGSIFEKRLVEKYVAENGVDPINGKELTIEQLIDIKTTPIVKPKPPSATSIPAILKILQDEWDAVMLHSFTLRQQLQTARQELSHALYQHDAACRVIARLTKEVTAAREALATLKPQAGIVQAATIPQPAVAVEAGGTAAQPMEQAGITEDVIQKLQDRATVLTQERKRRGRSVPEDLMPQDSIRSFQTLASHPGLHSASVPGILALDIHGADTSKILTGGADKNATVFNKDTEQVVAILKGHTKKVTRVIYHPEEDVVMTASPDTTIRVWNVGTSQTTLLLKAHDAPVTGLSLHPTGDYLLSSSLDQHWAFSDIRTGRLLTKVTGQTGQPLTTAQFHPDGLIFGTGTADSQVKIWDLKEQSNVANFPGHTGPITAISFSENGYYLATAAEDSCVKLWDLRKLKNFKTLQLEESYEVKDICFDQSGTYLAVAGTDVRVYLCKQWQELKILNDHTAAATGVRFGKHAQYIASTSMDRTLKLYGLS